A single Orcinus orca chromosome 2, mOrcOrc1.1, whole genome shotgun sequence DNA region contains:
- the MPHOSPH10 gene encoding U3 small nucleolar ribonucleoprotein protein MPP10 — protein sequence MAPRVWRRRTLERCLREVGKATDRPECFLTIQDELASKFTSLTKVLYDFNKILENDRKRGSPLQRLMINNFDDEQIWQQLELQNEPILQYFQNAVSEAIKDEDISLLSENEVQECEEDASEMEAGGEEDLEQDLEEEEEKVSDLSGDDPEEDERAINTSKLDLRKSPDFSDENSDLDFDISKLEQQSKVQNKVPRKPTEKSIVDDKFFKLSEMESFLENIEKEEEQKGDEEEEDIDFFEDVDSDEDGGLFGSQDLKSGKSSRNLKYKDFFDPVESDEDIASVHDDGDELASSEEEEIAEEGEESFSEMDEDNDLEESGDSKQHKETLKRVTFALPDDEETEDTNVLNVQKDSDEVKSSFEIRQEKMNEKIASLEKQLLEKKPWQLQGEVTAQKRPENSLLEETLHFDHAIRMAPVITEETTVQLEDIIKQRIKDQAWDDVVRKEKPKEDAYEYKKRLTLDHEKSKLSLAEIYEQEYIKLNQQKSAEEENPEHVEIQKMMDSLFLKLDALSNFHFIPKPPVPEIKVVSNLPAVTMEEVAPVSVSNAALLAPEEVKEKNKAGDTKTAAEKTATDKKRERRKKKYQKHLKIKEKEKRRRLLEKSNPDRAGKYTKAVASEKLKQLTKTGRASLLKDEGKDKALKSSQAFFSKLQDQVKMQINDAKRTEKKKEKKQYISVHKLKL from the exons ATGGCCCCGCGGGTGTGGCGTCGGCGGACCCTGGAGCGGTGCCTGAGGGAGGTCGGTAAAGCCACCGACCGCCCGGAATGCTTCCTCAC CATTCAAGATGAACTGGCATCAAAGTTTACTTCTTTAACAAAAGTACTTTATGACTTTAATAAAATACTAGAGAATGACAGGAAACGTGGAAGTCCTTTACAAAGACTGATGATAAATAATTTTGATGATGAGCAGATTTGGCAACAACTGGAATTGCAGAATGAACCAATTTTACAGTACTTCCAGAATGCAGTCAGTGAAGCCATTAAAGATGAAGACATCAGTCTTCTCTCAGAGAATGAGGTGCAGGAGTGTGAAGAGGATGCCTCAGAGATGGAGGCCGGTGGTGAGGAGGACCTAGAACAAGAtttggaagaggaggaagagaaagtgtCAGACCTGAGTGGTGATGATCCGGAAGAGGATGAGAGAGCTATAAACACAAGCAAATTGGATCTGAGGAAAAGCCCAGATTTCAGTGATGAGAACTCTGATCTTGACTTTGATATCAGCAAATTGGAACAGCAGAGCAAGGTGCAAAACAAAGTGCCTAGGAAACCAACAGAAAAGTCCATAGTAGATGATAAATTCTTCAAACTCTCTGAAATGGAGAGCTTTTTAGAAAAcatagaaaaggaagaggaacaaaaaggtgatgaagaggaggaggatatTGATTTTTTTGAAGATGTCGATTCCGATGAAGACGGAGGACTGTTTGGAAGTCAGGATCTTAAG TCAGGTAAAAGTTCCAGAAACCTGAAATACAAAGATTTCTTTGATCCAGTTGAAAGTGATGAAGACATAGCAAGTGtccatgatgatggtgatgaactGGCTTCAAGTGAAGAGGAAGAAATTgctgaagaaggagaagaaagcttTTCTGAGAT GGATGAAGATAATGACCTTGAAGAAAGTGGAGACAGTAAACAACACAAAGAAACCTTGAAAAGAGTGACCTTTGCTTTGCCagatgatgaggaaactgaagatacAAATGTCTTAAATGTACAGAAAGACTCTGATGAAGTCAAATCCTCTTTTGAAATAAGACAGGAAAAG atgaatgaaaaaattgCATCTTTGGAAAAACAGTTGTTGGAAAAGAAACCTTGGCAACTTCAAGGGGAAGTGACAGCACAGAAGCGGCCTGAGAACAGCCTCCTAGAAGAGACCCTGCACTTTGACCACGCCATCCGTATGG CACCTGTGATCACAGAGGAAACCACTGTTCAACTAGAAGATATCATTAAGCAGAGGATAAAAGATCAG GCTTGGGATGATGTCGTACGTAAAGAAAAACCTAAAGAGGATGCATATGAGTATAAAAAGCGTTTAACACTGGACCATGAGAAGAGTAAGTTGAGCCTTGCTGAAATTTATGAACAGGAGTACATCAAACTCAACCAG CAAAAATCAGCAGAGGAAGAAAATCCAGAGCACGTAGAAATTCAGAAGATGATGGATTCCCTCTTCTTAAAATTGGATGCCCTCTCCAACTTCCATTTCATCCCTAAGCCG CCTGTCCCAGAGATTAAAGTTGTGTCGAATCTGCCAGCCGTCACCATGGAGGAGGTCGCCCCAGTGAGTGTCAGCAATGCAGCCCTCCTGGCCCCAGAGGAAGTCAAG gagaaaaataaagctggagatACAAAAACAGCTGCTGAGAAAACAGCTACAGACAAGAAacgagaaaggaggaaaaagaaatatcaaaagcatttgaaaataaaggagaaagaaaagcggAGAAGACTTCTTGAAAAGAGCAACCCAGACCGAGCAGGGAAATACACCAAAGCAGTAGCTTCTGAGAAGTTAAAGCAGCTAACCAAGACAGGCAGAGCTTCACTGTTAAAG gaTGAAGGTAAAGACAAAGCCTTAAAATCATCACAAGCATTCTTTTCTAAATTACAAGATCaagtaaaaatgcaaataaatgatgcaaagagaacagagaagaaaaaggagaaaaaacagtaTATTTCTGTTCATAAATTAAAGCTGTAA